One genomic region from Lates calcarifer isolate ASB-BC8 linkage group LG10, TLL_Latcal_v3, whole genome shotgun sequence encodes:
- the LOC108901959 gene encoding C-C motif chemokine 4-like isoform X1, translating to MKTLSFTAGLLLLLLLTVYHCTTMPHGPNEMSPASCCFKFFPKRIPKPHIISIIKTHKRCSEKAFVVGTPYGPLCVRQALDWAKKAFNEQSSENQSCCPVVFVLY from the exons ATGAAGACTCTGAGCTTTACAGCgggactgctgctgctgctgctgctcactgtttaccactgcaccaccatgc ctcATGGACCAAATGAAATGTCACCTGCATCATGCTGCTTTAAATTCTTTCCAAAAAGAATACCAAAAccacacatcatctccatcatcaaaACTCACAAAAGATGTTCAGAAAAGGCATTTGT GGTCGGTACTCCCTATGGACCATTATGTGTGAGGCAGGCTCTGGATTGGGCTAAGAAAGCTTTTAATGAACAATCATCTGAGAATCA
- the LOC108901959 gene encoding C-C motif chemokine 4-like isoform X3: MKTLSFTAGLLLLLLLTVYHCTTMPHGPNEMSPASCCFKFFPKRIPKPHIISIIKTHKRCSEKAFVVGTPYGPLCVRQALDWAKKAFNEQSSENQ, encoded by the exons ATGAAGACTCTGAGCTTTACAGCgggactgctgctgctgctgctgctcactgtttaccactgcaccaccatgc ctcaTGGACCAAATGAAATGTCACCTGCATCATGCTGCTTTAAATTCTTTCCAAAAAGAATACCAAAAccacacatcatctccatcatcaaaACTCACAAAAGATGTTCAGAAAAGGCATTTGT GGTCGGTACTCCCTATGGACCATTATGTGTGAGGCAGGCTCTGGATTGGGCTAAGAAAGCTTTTAATGAACAATCATCTGAGAATCAGTGA
- the LOC108901959 gene encoding C-C motif chemokine 4-like isoform X2 encodes MKTLSFTAGLLLLLLLTVYHCTTMPHGPNEMSPASCCFKFFPKRIPKPHIISIIKTHKRCSEKAFVVGTPYGPLCVRQALDWAKKAFNEQSSENQSCCPVVFVLY; translated from the exons ATGAAGACTCTGAGCTTTACAGCgggactgctgctgctgctgctgctcactgtttaccactgcaccaccatgc ctcaTGGACCAAATGAAATGTCACCTGCATCATGCTGCTTTAAATTCTTTCCAAAAAGAATACCAAAAccacacatcatctccatcatcaaaACTCACAAAAGATGTTCAGAAAAGGCATTTGT GGTCGGTACTCCCTATGGACCATTATGTGTGAGGCAGGCTCTGGATTGGGCTAAGAAAGCTTTTAATGAACAATCATCTGAGAATCA GTCTTGTTGTCCAGTGGTTTTTGTGCTCTACTGA